In the genome of Streptomyces sp. NBC_00259, the window GGCGCCCTCGCCGACGAGCGTGCCCGCCCGGTCCTGCGGACGGCCCTCACTCACCCCCGGCTGTCCGCCGCGGCCTCCGCCGCGCTGAGCCGCCTGCCGTAACGCACCTCCTGCACCACGGCGCCACCCACCTCGAACGGCTCCTGTGCACCGTCCGCCGTGAAGCCGGCCTTCTCGTAGAAGCGGCGCGCCCGCGCGTTGTCCTTGAGCACCCACAGCAGCAGCGCGGGCCGGCCGTCCGCCTCCGCCCGGGACAGCAACCCGGTGAGCAGCGCCCGCCCCACACCGGTCCCGATCCGCTCCGGCCGTACGTACAGCGCGTACACCTCGCCGTCGCCGGTCGTCGTGTCCTCCTCGCGGTACGGCCCGTAGCATCCCCAGCCGACGACCTCGCCGGCCGTCTCGGCCACCAGGTGGACCACTCCGGCGCGGTCCGCGGCGGCCAGCTGGGCCCGGCGGCGCCCGGCGTCCGCCGTCTCGTCCATCGCGTCGAGGTACTCCTGAGGCATCAGCCCGGCGTAGGCGTGCC includes:
- a CDS encoding GNAT family N-acetyltransferase, with the protein product MSPHPLHVPAPASAVPGEPAARQVRLRRMTDADCEAVAAVRVGGWRHAYAGLMPQEYLDAMDETADAGRRRAQLAAADRAGVVHLVAETAGEVVGWGCYGPYREEDTTTGDGEVYALYVRPERIGTGVGRALLTGLLSRAEADGRPALLLWVLKDNARARRFYEKAGFTADGAQEPFEVGGAVVQEVRYGRRLSAAEAAADSRG